ATTCTTTGCATAGTTTCGAATTACATTTACGATTCGCAATGCAGCTACAGTATCACCGCCATCTGACTTAATGAAGATGGCAACTTTATCAAGATTTCCAACTTCTTTAAAGAGATTATAAAATGCTTGAACATCATTCTGACAGACAGCGCCATTGAATGAGTTCCAATATACAATCATTGGCATTCCAATCTTCGATTCGATCTTCTCAATTAATGCTTGTGTTTCGCGATACATGAGAGGGGGTTGCTTAATTTCAATGTTGTTTGACATGATACGTCCTCCGTCCCATAATCATAGCGAATCTTCCTTAAAATTTGCATGGCTTGATATGAAATGTTGATTCAATGTAACTAAAGTCATTTTCACAAAAGAGAACCGCGCTCTACTCACATGTTTCTTAAGATTCTTCATTTTAACCACAAAAAAAGAGTAGCGAATGCTACTCCATAATATCTAACAATTCTAAAATACGATTCAAATCATCATTGTCTTCAAAGTGAATGGTTACTTTGTGTTGATCAATGTTAATGCGTGTTTGTAGTTTCTTTTCAAAAAGTGACTTTGCATATGAGAATTGTGAATTATCGACAGGTTTTACCGGTACTTTCTCAGTATGCTCATTGTTGATAAGTGCTTCAGTTTCACGAACAGATAATTTACGGTCGTAAATCTGTTGGGCAAAACGCTCAATCTCTTTTGGATCTTCAAGTGTAACAAGCGGTCTAACATGACCCATCGTGAGTTTATTCTCACTGACCATTTCTTGAACTGATTTTGGCAAACGTAACAGACGAAGGAGATTGGTTATATGGCTACGTGACTTGCTGACACGTTTCGCGACCTCATCTTGAGTAAGACCCAATCGTTCAATAAGTGATTGGTAGCCCGCTGCCTCTTCAATAACATTCAAATCTTCCCGTTGCACGTTTTCAATAATGGCAATTTCCATCATTTGAGCATCGTCAAATTCAACAACAATCGCTGCAATGTCTTCCATTCCAGCTTCTTTTGAAGCGCGCAAGCGACGTTCGCCAGCAACAAGTTCGTACCCTTTTTTGGTTTCACGAACAAGGATGGGGGTAAAGAGTCCGTGTGTACGGATTGATTCTGCCAATTCACGAATTTTTTCTTCATCAAAATGACGACGTGGTTGATAGGGATTGGTACGAACATCTTTAACTTTTAGAGTTGTTTTTGTTCCACCAAAATTATCATTTTTTCCTTGTTGGATATCTTCAAGTACATTTGTGACATCATCACCAAAGATTGCTCCAAGACCACGCCCTAAACGATTGTTATCGGACATTTGCTTCACTCTCTTTCTTATGTTGTGATAAGACTTCTTTTGCTAAAGAAGCGTACGCTTTTGCGCCTTCTGACTTTAAGTCATATTCAAAGATTGTATTCCCTCGCGATGGTGCTTCGGATAATTTAACATTTCGTGGTATGTTACTCTTATAAACGCGTTCTTTAAAGTATTTACGAACTTCTTGTTGGACTTCAACACTTAAGCGCGTTCTCACATCAAACATCGTCAACAATACACCTTCGATTTTTAAGTCTGGGTTGAATAATTTTTGAACCAAACGAATGGTTGATAAAAGTTGTGTTAACCCTTCAAGTGCATAGTATTCGCATTGAACTGGGATAATAACGGAATCCGCAGCAGTCAGTGCATTTGTATTCAAAAGACCTAATGAAGGGGGACAATCTATAATAATAAAATCATAATCGTCTTTAACTTTCATTAGTTTGTTTTTTAGTAATTTTTCACGTCCGATTTTAAACTCCACCATTTCCAAATCGGCACCAGCAAGATCAATCGTCGCTGGAATGAGATCCATTGGTGGTGTCGTCAATTTTAAGACCACATCGCCAACTTCTTTTTCGGTTAAAATTAAATCATAAGTACTTTCCTTGATTGACATGCGATTCGCACCCACACCTTGCGATGCGTTTCCTTGCGGATCAAGATCGATCAAGAGTACTTTTTGGCCCAAATACGCCAAGCCTGCTGATAAGTTAATGCTTGTGGTTGTCTTACCAACGCCACCCTTTTGATTTGCTACGGCAATTATTTTCCCCATTGACTCACATCCTTCAATTTATTTAGGAAAACGAACTGTAATTACAACCTCGTCTTCGGTTTCTTTCATTTCATGCTGAACAGGAATTCCTGTTTTCTCAATCATACCAATGGATTGCTTGATCGTATTGATTCCAATTTTTACGCTTTGTGAGATACCCCGTGTGATTGGCTTGTGTTTCCGCGGTTTATTGACAAGCGTTTCTGTTTGCTTAACATTCAATTTCTTATTAATAATTTCATCAAGAACATGTTCTTGTTTTTCACGCTCAATCCCTAACAAAGCGCGGGCGTGGCGTTCTGTAATGCGACGCTCTCCCAATGCTCCTAAAACCGGTTCAGGTAGATCAAGAAGGCGGATTTTATTGGCAATTGCGGATTGTGATTTACCCAAACGTGTCGCCAATTGCTTTTGAGTTATTCCTTGAATCCTTAAGATGTCACGAAAGGCTTTTGCTTCCTCAAGGACACTCAAGTTCTCACGTTGAATGTTCTCGATGAGTGCAACTGTAGCACTTTTCTCATCATTGATATTACTTATTATTACGGGTACAGTTAGGAAACCGGACATCATCATCGCTCGGTAGCGTCGCTCCCCAGCAATGATTTCATAATGGTCGCCAACTTCTCTAACGACGATGGGCTGAATAAGTCCATTTTCACGAATTGATTGTGCCAGTTCCATCAGACTTTCCTCATCAAATATTGTTCTTGGTTGATATCGATTCGGTTTTATCTTTTCAATGGCTAATTCTGTCTGATCAATCATGTGCCCTCCCCGACAATGGTGTCTTCTTTATTTTAGCATAACTGCGTGGATATTTCTTTGGAGTATTTTTAATTTTCACAATTTCTAAATTAAAGCGTTCTCCCAATACATCATCATTAAACTCATGGGTTCTTAACAATTCTCCACCCAAAATTGTAATCGCCTTTTTAGACTCCTCGTACTCCTCTAATCCGCGCGCACCTTTCATTGCCAGGAACACACCACCCACCTTAATAAAGGGGATGCACAGCTCACTGAGAATATCAAGGTAGGCAACAGCACGTGCAGTTGCGTAGTCAAACGATTCACGAGCGTTAACAATAACATCTTCCGCTCTTTCATTCAAGATAGTAACGTTGCTTAAGTTGCACGCCTCAACAACACGACTTAAAAAATTGGTACGCTTGGTTGTCGGCTCAATGCACGTGACATGGATATCCGGTCGTGCAATTGCAATTACAATACCAGGAAATCCAGCACCACTGCCGATATCAGCGAGTGTTGCTTGGGGTTTCATTGCTGGAGCAATGAGTAGTGAGTCATAGAAATGCTTGTGGTAGATACCGGCATCATCATCAATCCCCGTCAGGTTTAATACTTTATTTACTTCTTGAATCAAATTCTTATACGTTAAAAATTGTTCCTTCTGCTTGGGAGAAGCAACAATTCCTAATGGTTCTAACTGCGTTATAAATTCCTCTAAAGTCATACGAACTCCTTAAAATTCAAAATTTAAATCAATACACTTTCGTGCCGCTTCAGCAACTCTAACTACTGCGAGACTGTGCTCAAACAATGCATCACGTTTGGCAAAGTCTTGAGCATCACTGATTTCTTTAAAAGCAGCAATTTGGTATGAAAGACGGTGTTTATCTTGAATATTATAGTCGATTTTCGCATCTTTTGTAACGATTTCGACAGATTTAATCAGACTCACACTTTCGGGTACCATAATGTATCCTTTTTCACCTTGAATTTGTCCAAAATTGAAAGAAAAACTATCTTTTGCACCGACACATTCCACGACGAAGTCATCATACTTCATAGTAAGGATGCCTGAGGTATCAATACCATTCTCATATTGGTTGGCAATATAGGATACCTGATTGGGTGACCCAAAGAGTCCAACTACAAAATGAATGTTGTAGATGTTAATATCGGCCATGGCACCACCAGAGAAACTTGGATCAAAAACGTTGGTTATAACATGATCGAGCAATTGAGGATATCGGCTTGAGTATTGACTGAAATTACATTGAATTGCACGAATTCGACCAATGCGCTCCAATTGTGATTTTATATAATCAAAGTGAGGCATGTGGATGTTGCAAATTGCTTCAAAAAGCATCAGATTCTTTGCTTTAGCAAGAGCAATCATTTCTTTAGCACGTGCCTCATTACCAGCAAACGGTTTTTCGACAATCACATGCTTCCCAGCTTCTAGAGCTTGCATTGTTTGGTGATAGTGTAAACTATTTGGAGATGCAATATAGATAAAATCAATGTCTGCATCGGCAAACATAACATCCAGTGCATCGTAACTCTTTTCAATGCCCATCTCGTCCGCAAACGCCCGTGCACCTGCAGCTGTTCTTGAATACGCAGCCACAAAATCGACTCCGGCTATTTCACGACCTGCATTGATAAATTCTTTAACAATGAATCCACTTCCAATCGTTGCAATTCTCATGGTGAACCCTCCTCGTTGTTGCTTTTATTATACCACGCTTTAACGGTGATAAAAGTAACTTAACTCGAAGATGATTCGACAAAAAAGAGTCTACTCGATGTAGACTCTTGAATATTAAGGTTGAGTACGTTGTTTTAAGACAATCGCAAGAATTGCCATATCTGCTGGATTCACTCCTGAGATACGTGATGCTTGTCCCATTGTTAGGGGACGAACCGCACTTAGTTTTTGCTTTCCTTCAATTGATAAATTGTCAATTGAGTTGTAATCCAGTGTTTCTGGAAGTTTAATGTTCTCCATGGAACGCAGTTTTTCTGCATCTTTCAGGGCCTTTTTAATGTAGCCTTCGTATTTTATCTCGACTTGAATTTGGAATGCCAAATCGGCGCTGACGTCCATATCAAGTAATTCAAGAACTTCCAGTAATTCAATCCCTGGACGCTTCACAGCATCATAGACGCTTAAATCATGTGCGTCAAATGGGGAATTCTTTTGTTCAAAATAAGCAATGAATGCATCATTGTGGGGAATCTTAACTGTTTTTGATGTTTCAATAAATGCATCGATTGTTGCGATATCATCTTCGATAGCCGCATACGCATCAGATCTTAACAAACCAATTTGATGGCCAAAATGTGATAGTCTACGGTATGCATTATCATGACGTAGTAACAAGCGATATTCTGCTCGCGAAGTCAAAAGGCGATAGGGCTCAAGGGTTCCCTTAGTTACCAAATCATCCAACATAACACCAATATAGGCCTCGTCACGTTTAAGAATCAAGGGTTCCTCACCGCGGTTTTTCAGCGCTGCATTAATACCTGCCATTAAACCTTGACCGGCAGCTTCTTCATAACCGGATGTTCCATTAATTTGCCCTGCAGTAAATAAACCATCGACAGTCATTATTTCAAGAGACGGTTTCAATTGAATGGGATCAATTGCGTCATATTCAATCGCATAACCGTATTTTTGAACGCGCACATTTTCAAGTCCAGGGATGGTTCGAATCATTGCATCTTGAACATCTTCGGGAAGTGATGAACTTAACCCTTGTACATAGGTTGTATCCAAAGATGCTGCTTCGGGTTCTAAGAAAATTTGATGACGATCCTTATCAGCGAAGCGGACAATCTTGTCTTCAATCGAAGGGCAGTATCGCGCACCAACACCTTCAACAACACCCGAGTACATACTGGATTTGTCTAAGTTTGCTTCGATAATTGCATGTGTATTTGCATTTGTATAGGTGAGATAACACGCATATTGTTCTTGGATGACATCTTCCTTCTTTGTTGCATTTGAAAAGTAGTAGGGTTTGTCATCACCGGGTTGGATTGTGGTTTTTGAGAAATCAATACTATCTGTGTAAACACGCGCAGGTGTCCCAGTCTTTAGTCGGAATGTCTTGAGACCTAAAGAACGCAGCGACTCTGACAATTTGTTTG
The window above is part of the Erysipelothrix sp. HDW6C genome. Proteins encoded here:
- the mnmG gene encoding tRNA uridine-5-carboxymethylaminomethyl(34) synthesis enzyme MnmG produces the protein MYDVIVVGGGHAGVEAAVAAARLGQKTALFTINIDRIAAMPCNPSIGGPAKGIVVREIEALGGVMGKIADKTALQFRILNSSKGPGVQCLRVQSDKIEYSKAMRDAVLSEPGIEIVQKMVEGIATEDGKITGILCADGEMIAAKAVIITSGTYMSSKILLSDKVTHSGPEGDPTTNKLSESLRSLGLKTFRLKTGTPARVYTDSIDFSKTTIQPGDDKPYYFSNATKKEDVIQEQYACYLTYTNANTHAIIEANLDKSSMYSGVVEGVGARYCPSIEDKIVRFADKDRHQIFLEPEAASLDTTYVQGLSSSLPEDVQDAMIRTIPGLENVRVQKYGYAIEYDAIDPIQLKPSLEIMTVDGLFTAGQINGTSGYEEAAGQGLMAGINAALKNRGEEPLILKRDEAYIGVMLDDLVTKGTLEPYRLLTSRAEYRLLLRHDNAYRRLSHFGHQIGLLRSDAYAAIEDDIATIDAFIETSKTVKIPHNDAFIAYFEQKNSPFDAHDLSVYDAVKRPGIELLEVLELLDMDVSADLAFQIQVEIKYEGYIKKALKDAEKLRSMENIKLPETLDYNSIDNLSIEGKQKLSAVRPLTMGQASRISGVNPADMAILAIVLKQRTQP
- a CDS encoding ParB/RepB/Spo0J family partition protein, translated to MSDNNRLGRGLGAIFGDDVTNVLEDIQQGKNDNFGGTKTTLKVKDVRTNPYQPRRHFDEEKIRELAESIRTHGLFTPILVRETKKGYELVAGERRLRASKEAGMEDIAAIVVEFDDAQMMEIAIIENVQREDLNVIEEAAGYQSLIERLGLTQDEVAKRVSKSRSHITNLLRLLRLPKSVQEMVSENKLTMGHVRPLVTLEDPKEIERFAQQIYDRKLSVRETEALINNEHTEKVPVKPVDNSQFSYAKSLFEKKLQTRINIDQHKVTIHFEDNDDLNRILELLDIME
- the rsmG gene encoding 16S rRNA (guanine(527)-N(7))-methyltransferase RsmG, with the translated sequence MTLEEFITQLEPLGIVASPKQKEQFLTYKNLIQEVNKVLNLTGIDDDAGIYHKHFYDSLLIAPAMKPQATLADIGSGAGFPGIVIAIARPDIHVTCIEPTTKRTNFLSRVVEACNLSNVTILNERAEDVIVNARESFDYATARAVAYLDILSELCIPFIKVGGVFLAMKGARGLEEYEESKKAITILGGELLRTHEFNDDVLGERFNLEIVKIKNTPKKYPRSYAKIKKTPLSGRAHD
- the noc gene encoding nucleoid occlusion protein, producing MIDQTELAIEKIKPNRYQPRTIFDEESLMELAQSIRENGLIQPIVVREVGDHYEIIAGERRYRAMMMSGFLTVPVIISNINDEKSATVALIENIQRENLSVLEEAKAFRDILRIQGITQKQLATRLGKSQSAIANKIRLLDLPEPVLGALGERRITERHARALLGIEREKQEHVLDEIINKKLNVKQTETLVNKPRKHKPITRGISQSVKIGINTIKQSIGMIEKTGIPVQHEMKETEDEVVITVRFPK
- a CDS encoding ParA family protein, which produces MGKIIAVANQKGGVGKTTTSINLSAGLAYLGQKVLLIDLDPQGNASQGVGANRMSIKESTYDLILTEKEVGDVVLKLTTPPMDLIPATIDLAGADLEMVEFKIGREKLLKNKLMKVKDDYDFIIIDCPPSLGLLNTNALTAADSVIIPVQCEYYALEGLTQLLSTIRLVQKLFNPDLKIEGVLLTMFDVRTRLSVEVQQEVRKYFKERVYKSNIPRNVKLSEAPSRGNTIFEYDLKSEGAKAYASLAKEVLSQHKKESEANVR
- a CDS encoding Gfo/Idh/MocA family protein codes for the protein MRIATIGSGFIVKEFINAGREIAGVDFVAAYSRTAAGARAFADEMGIEKSYDALDVMFADADIDFIYIASPNSLHYHQTMQALEAGKHVIVEKPFAGNEARAKEMIALAKAKNLMLFEAICNIHMPHFDYIKSQLERIGRIRAIQCNFSQYSSRYPQLLDHVITNVFDPSFSGGAMADINIYNIHFVVGLFGSPNQVSYIANQYENGIDTSGILTMKYDDFVVECVGAKDSFSFNFGQIQGEKGYIMVPESVSLIKSVEIVTKDAKIDYNIQDKHRLSYQIAAFKEISDAQDFAKRDALFEHSLAVVRVAEAARKCIDLNFEF